Genomic DNA from Fusarium keratoplasticum isolate Fu6.1 chromosome 2, whole genome shotgun sequence:
TCTCACATCTTCggttgtcatgatggcttgaGCAGGTGATTTTTGATGAAAGAAAGGCAAGAGCAAATGTAAGAAAATCCCGCGCGGCTTTGCAAGTGAGATGCAGCCTGATTTCAGCAGTCATTTCTCAGGCCCAGGTCGAGTCAGCACGTGGGGTACCCTTGGGTGCCCAGACACTTTCCATCAAGAATGATACAGCATTTGGACAGAACAAACTCGTTTAAAAGAGCCACTAAGTCCTCAAGGGTTCAAATACGATCGTGAGACCCGAATAGAAGTGAGGTTAGTCATATTAACGGCTCAGAATTGAAAAGGAAAACTTATTGCGCCATTGTTGCTTGCATATTGAAGCCAGCCCGTTTTACATCATGCCATTAAACCCTCAAAGTTATAAGACGCCGTACCCAAGACCCCATTCCGAACTTCAAAAACAATTATTCATGCATGTGAAAACTCATGCAGCCATTTTCCGCCGCTCATACGTGGCAGAAACCAACGCCTCAAACGCCTTACGATCTTGCTTATCCGTCACCTGAGCGAGATTGACAGGCCTCATTGGATCATTGTCGTCTCGATAAGGGTAGTAACCAAAATCCTTCGAGGCGATCCAAGGACTAGGCTTCTTTGAGATGTCAAACGTGATGTAACGGTCCGGTgaaagccaagaagcctTGGAAACATCCAGTTGGCGGAAGAAATCTGTTGGTTTATCCCAGGTGAGGCAGAATTCTGCTAGTCGAGGAAGGCTCTCTCGGATATTGTCAAATACTGTCTCCCACCTCCCGGAGAAGAGATAGACTTGATGTTCGTCCCACCCATAGTAAGGCTCGCTGGACACCCTCTCCCAATCCTCGGTATCGATACGCCACCCTTCAATGTCACCCTCGTACAAGCGCATGTGCGAGGCGATGAAGCAACGGTTCAATCGCAGACAAGTCAGCGTTTTCTGAGCTAGCACCCAGTCAAACTGACGATGATGTCCAATCACATATTCGCCGAGTGTCAAAGTCCTGAGGAATGGAAAGTCGAGACCCTCGTCATTGAACTTGCCCGGCATTACCCCCCAACGGTCTTGAGAGGCGAGTGTGAGTTCGACGAGCTGGTTGGCAACAGAAGGGAGGAGGGTCTTTTGCAGGTGCGGCTCGTATCCGCGGCGCTCTATGTGGTGAGTGTCGTAGGCGAAGGCGTTTCGAGTATGTTCCACGCAGAACATGATGTGCAAACGGGTCATGTCTTTGAGGAGGCCCTCATAGATGTCGAGCGGGAGAGCAATATTTTGCAGATTCTCGAGTGCCAGCTCTCGGATCTCTGTCACGTCAGAAGTGTCACCGCGGGCTCTCCGCTGCCGCAAGGCATTGAGAACGTTCCTTAGTGTATGTTCGCGTGTGGACTGCAGCTCGCGGTCTCTGGTGCTTCCAAAGTGGATATGCTCCCCAAGACACCACTTGGAAAATCGAACGCTGATCGACCTGATATGGCGAAGCTCGGCGATTCTATCGATCGCCGAGGTGAAGGTAGGCCATtcacccttctcctcccagTCGTGCCATGTCGTCGGGTCACGGCCGTGGACTAGATCCTTTGCCGGGCATGTCTCAATGACTACGCTTTGCGCGGCATCGCGGACGGCTTCTAGATCGACCAGATTTTTCCAGGATTGAAAGTCTTGACCTGCAGTCTCGAGGGTATGATACAGCGTCAGAT
This window encodes:
- a CDS encoding F-box domain-containing protein, which gives rise to MNLNDLPTELIARILDHLAPLYRDQSRRDLCQARLVCHLWNDLVTKALFRNLTLYHTLETAGQDFQSWKNLVDLEAVRDAAQSVVIETCPAKDLVHGRDPTTWHDWEEKGEWPTFTSAIDRIAELRHIRSISVRFSKWCLGEHIHFGSTRDRELQSTREHTLRNVLNALRQRRARGDTSDVTEIRELALENLQNIALPLDIYEGLLKDMTRLHIMFCVEHTRNAFAYDTHHIERRGYEPHLQKTLLPSVANQLVELTLASQDRWGVMPGKFNDEGLDFPFLRTLTLGEYVIGHHRQFDWVLAQKTLTCLRLNRCFIASHMRLYEGDIEGWRIDTEDWERVSSEPYYGWDEHQVYLFSGRWETVFDNIRESLPRLAEFCLTWDKPTDFFRQLDVSKASWLSPDRYITFDISKKPSPWIASKDFGYYPYRDDNDPMRPVNLAQVTDKQDRKAFEALVSATYERRKMAA